Proteins found in one Oncorhynchus gorbuscha isolate QuinsamMale2020 ecotype Even-year linkage group LG15, OgorEven_v1.0, whole genome shotgun sequence genomic segment:
- the mpnd gene encoding MPN domain-containing protein isoform X1 produces MAERTRGSEPPLSPQVVEEGGEEEEEELSGGEESDLRTPSGRGSLLTRRGITLRVLLKDSLVEPGDGVLSIHYLGKKFVGDLLNDGKIRWVETGQIFNSPSAWATHCKRLVNPAKKSGCGWASVRYRGQKLVQYKTSWLHKYQPSADMSLVSEGEDDEMGDEEEEEGKTAVPTDDKNRKNKPELHDISLVPRRGDRERIPVRYCTLGTRDAARDPHTLVELSAFSAINRFQPFNVAVSSNVLLLMDFHCHLTTSEVVGYLGGRWDTNTQLLTVLRAFPCRTRLADRDSASAVEEEICQNLFMRGLSLVGWYHSHPRGPALPSLQDIDSQMDHQLRLQGSSNGFQPCLGIICGPYYHGNQGVASTITPFWVVPPPEQRPNDYGIPVAVEVTYVQDNFLTSDVLNEMMLLVDFYRAAPDLVQFHQFWCPDTTMMDKIKGSLSGHAPKDQAYSQILEHVYNQLINTH; encoded by the exons atggctgaacgaaccagag gctCTGAGCCACCCTTGTCTCCACAGGtggtggaagagggaggagaggaagaggaggaggagctgagtggaggagaggagtctgATCTAAGGACCCCTTCAGGGCGTGGCTCCCTGCTGACTAGGCGAGGCATCACCTTGAGAGTGCTGCTGAAGGACAGCCTGGTTGAGCCTGGGGACGGAGTGCTGTCCATACACTACCTG ggtaaGAAGTTTGTAGGCGACCTGTTGAATGATGGGAAGATCCGCTGGGTGGAGACGGGGCAGATCTTCAATTCTCCCAGTGCCTGGGCCACACACTGCAAGCGCCTGGTCAACCCTGCCAAGAAGTCAGGCTGTGGATGGGCCTCGGTGCGCTACCGGGGCCAGAAACTAGTGCAGTACAAGACCAGCTGGCTGCACAAGTACCAGCCCAGTGCAGACATg AGCCTGGTGAGCGAGGGAGAAGATGAcgagatgggagatgaggaggaggaagaggggaagacgGCAGTGCCGACAGATGACAAGAACAGGAAGAACAAACCTGAGCTGCATG ATATCAGCCTTGTgcccaggagaggagacagagagcgaatCCCAGTCAGATACTGCACTCTGGGTACCAGGGATGCTGCAAG GGATCCACACACGTTGGTGGAGTTATCAGCTTTCTCAGCCATTAACAGGTTCCAGCCTTTCAATGTTGCTGTATCCAGCAATGTGCTGCTTCTCATG GATTTCCACTGTCACCTGACCACCAGTGAGGTGGTGGGCTACCTCGGAGGACGATGGGACACTAACACACAAC TTCTGACAGTTTTAAGAGCGTTTCCCTGTCGTACACGATTGGCAGACAGAGATTCGGCCTCTGCTGTTGAAGAAGAG ATCTGCCAGAATCTGTTCATGCGAGGGCTGTCATTGGTGGGCTGGTACCACAGTCACCCTCGGGGCCCCGCCCTGCCATCCCTGCAGGACATCGACTCTCAGATGGACCACCAGCTGAGGCTCCAGGGGAGCAGCAATGGCTTCCAGCCCTGCCTGGGCATTATCTGTG GCCCCTATTACCATGGGAACCAGGGTGTGGCGTCCACTATAACACCGTTCTGGGTAGTGCCACCCCCGGAG CAAAGGCCCAATGACTATGGCATTCCAGTGGCTGTGGAGGTGACCTATGTACAAGATAACTTCCTAACTAGTGATGTCCTGAATGAGATG ATGCTGCTGGTGGACTTCTACAGGGCAGCCCCTGACCTGGTGCAGTTCCATCAGTTCTGGTGTCCTGATACCACCATGATGGACAAAATCAAG GGCTCTCTGAGCGGCCATGCACCCAAAGACCAGGCCTATTCTCAGATCCTGGAGCATGTCTACAACCAACTCATCAACACACACTAA
- the mpnd gene encoding MPN domain-containing protein isoform X2: protein MGSEPPLSPQVVEEGGEEEEEELSGGEESDLRTPSGRGSLLTRRGITLRVLLKDSLVEPGDGVLSIHYLGKKFVGDLLNDGKIRWVETGQIFNSPSAWATHCKRLVNPAKKSGCGWASVRYRGQKLVQYKTSWLHKYQPSADMSLVSEGEDDEMGDEEEEEGKTAVPTDDKNRKNKPELHDISLVPRRGDRERIPVRYCTLGTRDAARDPHTLVELSAFSAINRFQPFNVAVSSNVLLLMDFHCHLTTSEVVGYLGGRWDTNTQLLTVLRAFPCRTRLADRDSASAVEEEICQNLFMRGLSLVGWYHSHPRGPALPSLQDIDSQMDHQLRLQGSSNGFQPCLGIICGPYYHGNQGVASTITPFWVVPPPEQRPNDYGIPVAVEVTYVQDNFLTSDVLNEMMLLVDFYRAAPDLVQFHQFWCPDTTMMDKIKGSLSGHAPKDQAYSQILEHVYNQLINTH from the exons ATGG gctCTGAGCCACCCTTGTCTCCACAGGtggtggaagagggaggagaggaagaggaggaggagctgagtggaggagaggagtctgATCTAAGGACCCCTTCAGGGCGTGGCTCCCTGCTGACTAGGCGAGGCATCACCTTGAGAGTGCTGCTGAAGGACAGCCTGGTTGAGCCTGGGGACGGAGTGCTGTCCATACACTACCTG ggtaaGAAGTTTGTAGGCGACCTGTTGAATGATGGGAAGATCCGCTGGGTGGAGACGGGGCAGATCTTCAATTCTCCCAGTGCCTGGGCCACACACTGCAAGCGCCTGGTCAACCCTGCCAAGAAGTCAGGCTGTGGATGGGCCTCGGTGCGCTACCGGGGCCAGAAACTAGTGCAGTACAAGACCAGCTGGCTGCACAAGTACCAGCCCAGTGCAGACATg AGCCTGGTGAGCGAGGGAGAAGATGAcgagatgggagatgaggaggaggaagaggggaagacgGCAGTGCCGACAGATGACAAGAACAGGAAGAACAAACCTGAGCTGCATG ATATCAGCCTTGTgcccaggagaggagacagagagcgaatCCCAGTCAGATACTGCACTCTGGGTACCAGGGATGCTGCAAG GGATCCACACACGTTGGTGGAGTTATCAGCTTTCTCAGCCATTAACAGGTTCCAGCCTTTCAATGTTGCTGTATCCAGCAATGTGCTGCTTCTCATG GATTTCCACTGTCACCTGACCACCAGTGAGGTGGTGGGCTACCTCGGAGGACGATGGGACACTAACACACAAC TTCTGACAGTTTTAAGAGCGTTTCCCTGTCGTACACGATTGGCAGACAGAGATTCGGCCTCTGCTGTTGAAGAAGAG ATCTGCCAGAATCTGTTCATGCGAGGGCTGTCATTGGTGGGCTGGTACCACAGTCACCCTCGGGGCCCCGCCCTGCCATCCCTGCAGGACATCGACTCTCAGATGGACCACCAGCTGAGGCTCCAGGGGAGCAGCAATGGCTTCCAGCCCTGCCTGGGCATTATCTGTG GCCCCTATTACCATGGGAACCAGGGTGTGGCGTCCACTATAACACCGTTCTGGGTAGTGCCACCCCCGGAG CAAAGGCCCAATGACTATGGCATTCCAGTGGCTGTGGAGGTGACCTATGTACAAGATAACTTCCTAACTAGTGATGTCCTGAATGAGATG ATGCTGCTGGTGGACTTCTACAGGGCAGCCCCTGACCTGGTGCAGTTCCATCAGTTCTGGTGTCCTGATACCACCATGATGGACAAAATCAAG GGCTCTCTGAGCGGCCATGCACCCAAAGACCAGGCCTATTCTCAGATCCTGGAGCATGTCTACAACCAACTCATCAACACACACTAA